ATCCTCCTGAACAAGGTAAAACTTGCGCTCCTTCTTGGCCATTGCAAATCCCCTTGTCCTTTAACTATGGATATATTTCCACCCATGGTAGACATTATAACACTGGCAGTGCAGCTGGCAAGACCTTAAAAACCTTCTCATGTTTTAAAAGGAATATTGTTTTCCACTTCCGGCAACAATATTTTCATTATTTAACAACATGACTGTTAAGAATAATAATGGTGATTAAATCATGAAGAATATTTTTAATAACCAGCGCCGCCAGAAAGCGGCCATCTCAGCATTTTCAATCAACGCTTTACACTTAAGAAATCCTTGGGTAGCTGCATGGTGGTCCGCAGCCTTTCCTGGCTTCGGGCACATGTTCATAGGCAATTATATCAAAGGATATATCTTTACCATATGGGAATTCTATGTAAATATTAATAGTAATCTTAACACCGCTATTATATACTCCTTTACCGGTCATTTTGACAAGGCAAAAGCCGTTCTTGACACCAGATGGCTGCTTCTTTATACGGCCGTGTATGTTTACGCCATCTGGGACAGCTACCGCTCAACGGTAGACCTGAACAAGCTTGCCGCGCTTGCTGATAAAAACCACCCTCATATTTCTCCTTTTGCGATTAACTCCTTTGAAATAAACTACCTGGACAAAAGAAACCCGTGGGTAGCAGCAGTTTGGTCTGCCTTCACCCCGGGGCTTGGTACACTCTATTCACTCAGAACTATCACAGGATTTTACGCCCTCAGCTTATGGATAATTACCGCGTATTTTTCGCATATCTTCCAGGCAATCTATTATACTGCGATAGGAG
The window above is part of the Pelotomaculum thermopropionicum SI genome. Proteins encoded here:
- a CDS encoding predicted membrane protein; its protein translation is MKNIFNNQRRQKAAISAFSINALHLRNPWVAAWWSAAFPGFGHMFIGNYIKGYIFTIWEFYVNINSNLNTAIIYSFTGHFDKAKAVLDTRWLLLYTAVYVYAIWDSYRSTVDLNKLAALADKNHPHISPFAINSFEINYLDKRNPWVAAVWSAFTPGLGTLYSLRTITGFYALSLWIITAYFSHIFQAIYYTAIGAFEQAAAAADPEWLLFMPSIYCYGIYGSYVHTVEYNKLFKLEQSRFLKESYQNRDFDMPV